AGCTCGAAAATGTCTGGAAGCTTGTCGACGCACAAAACACGATCAAGAAGATCGACCCGAAGACGGGCGAGTTGATCGGTCGCAACGAGCCCGAGATCGGCAAGACGAAACTGCTTTGTCCGTGGCTGCTTGGCGGACGCAGCTGGAACCATGGCGCCTATAGCCCCCAGACCGGCTACTGGTATACGAATACCATGGAGGCCTGCAATACGGTGACCTCCAAGAAGGACGACCCAAGCTCCCTGAAGGCGATAAGCGCGTTGGCGCTTGGCGCCGCCGATCTGGTGACGAAGGCGCCGCCCGGCGGCAAGCCGCTCGGCCGGCTTGTCGCGGTCGATCCGGTGACCGGCGCCAAGAAATGGAGCGTCGATTACGACATCCCGGCTCTCGGCGCCGTACTCGCGACTGCCGGCGGCTTGGTCGTGAATGGCGACGTCGAAGGCGACATCCATTTCTATTCCGCGAAAACCGGCAAAGAGCTTTGGCATTTCAACGCCGGCTCTGGCGTCCGCGGCGGCCCGATCAGCTATTCGGTCAAGGGCAAGCAATATATCGCGGTTCCGACCGGTCTCGGCTCGGCCGCGGTCGGCTTCATGGCGAGGGCCTTTCCGAAGGTGACGACCTTGCCTGCAGGCGCCGCGCTCGTCGTCTTCGCCCTGCCGTAAGCCAATCCGATGAATAACCTTGGGGCGGCGACCGTCGCCGCCCCGCATGATCGAAGAGCGAAAAATGGTTCGCACGAAAATCCTGCCCGTCCTTTTCTGCCTGACGACGCTGTCTGGCGCGGCGCGCGCGGAAAACAAGCCGCCGTTCGACCTGAACGACCCCAAGCGGATCGAGATGGGCAAACTACGCTTTGAAACCTCCTGTGCTGGCTATTGCCACGGTTTCGACGGCGTAGGCGGGACCGCGCCCGCCTTCAAGGCCCGCGGCGACGATCTCGATCCCAACTACGCCTTCGAAACCATCACCAATGGACGCAAGGGCCATCACGCGGTGATGCCGCGTTGGGGCGGCGCCTACACGCCCGAGCAGATCTGGGAACTCGTCGCCTATCTGGAATTCCTGGCTAAAGAGAAGCCTGACCAAAAGAACTGATCCTATTGTCGGAGGGGGAAACATGAAAACGACGAAAATGAAATTGCGCCGTCTCGCGCTGGGTGCGGGCTTGACGGCTCCTTTTGCGGCATGTGCGCCCGCGCAAGCGTCCGACATCACTTTCGCGGTGATCGGTCCGCAGGAATACAATCTCCCCGTCAACTTCCAGCCGTTCAACGTCTTCGTCCAATATGGCGAATACAACAGCCAGGCGCAGGCCTGGAGCCCGTTGGGCGGTCTCTATCCGACGACCAACAGCAATCTTTTCGTCGGCCTGTCGAAATATGTCCGCTTCTTCACTCTCGACGGCTTGCCCAATGTCGGCCTCGCCTACGAGATCATCGTGCCAGAAGTGCTGGTCACTCTACCCGGCGGCAGCGTCGGCGGAATCGGCGATCCGCTGACCGGTCCCGCGGTCTGGATCAAGCCGAACTCGAACAGCACCTTCGGCGTGCAGAGCTTCGTCCAGTTTCCGGTCGGCAACACCGATGTCAGCAATCACTATTGGGCCAATTATTCGACGATCTTCTTTGACTGGCAGTCGACGCTGCTGAGCTTTACCGGCGACTCCGGCGCGGTTTTCCGCTCGATCCAGACCGCGCCGGGCGCGCCCCGCATCAACGAGGGAACGACGCTTTTCACCAACCTGCGGCTGGGCTGGAAAGCCACGAAATTCTGGGAGCCTTTCGTCGCTTTCGACTGGCAGACGACCGCCGCCGCCAATTATGCCAATGGCGGCGGCGTCGCGGCGCCCGCCAATGCGGAAACCGCGCTCGGCGTCGGCGTCATGGCCCATTTCTCCGATGCGGCGTCGCTTACCGTCCGGTATTCGCATGATATCCAGGGCTACAACACAATCGGCACCAATGGCGCCTATATGAAATTCGCCTACGTCTGGTGAAGGAACGCGCCCGAGGCTTGATCGGGCCTGGAACGATCGTCCTCCCTCCCCGTTCGTTTCGGTCTCGCATCATGAAATCCCGGCTTCGGCCGGGATTTTTTTGGGATTATCCATTTGAAAAATAAAGTATATGGCGTCCCGGAAGGGATTCGAACCCCTGACCTACGGTTTAGGAAACCGTTGCTCTATCCTGCTGAGCTACCGGGACGCGGGAGCGCGCTCTGCCTATCACAAATTTCTCCGCGAAAAAACCATGGCGCGCACAATCATGGTAAGCATTCGCGTCGTCGTTCGCCGCGCGGTCCTCATGCGCCTCATTCGTCGCGCCTTTGCCTGCCTGATCTGGTTTGCGGCGCCGGTTTGCGCCCGGGCCGCCGCCATGGACTGCCGCGGCGCGGGCGCGATCGAAACGGCGCGGCTTGGGCGGGTGGACGCGCGGCTCGACATCGTTTTCGCGGACGGCCGCGTGATTTATTTCCCCTCCATCGAGCCGCCGCGCGCAACGCCCGCCGAGCCGGGCCTGCCGCAGGAGGTCGCCCGGCAGTTGACGTCCTTGTTGCGCGACGGGACGCTACGGATGCAGGTCCTGGGCGCGGCGGACCGCTGGGGGCGCGTTCCGGCGCGGCTTTTCATCGCTGATTCGCGCGAATCAACGGACGAGACGCTCGTCGCCGCCGGTCTCGCCATGGTCAGCGCCGATCCCGGCGCCTGCGCCGAAGGCCCGAAGGCCGCCGAGGCCGAGGCGCGGGCCGCGAAACTGGGAATTTGGGCCGATCCGGCTTTTGCCGTGCTCTCGGGGGACGATGCGGCGGCCTTCGTGTCGCGCGGCGGGACTTTGGCCATCGTCGAGGGGCGGATACGCTCTATCGGTCACGGCTTCAGCCGGACTTATCTGAATTTCGCCGGCCGCCGCGGCGCCGCGCTCGTCATATCCAAGCGGAGCCGGCGAGCTTTCGAACGGGCCGGATTTGACGAGAAAAGCTTGAAAGGCCGCCGGGTCCGCGCGCGGGGCGTGGTGGAGATCGGCGCCTCGCCGCAAATCCAATTGTTCCATCCCGGCCAAATCGAGTTTATGGAAGAGGCGTCGCAGGCGGGCGCGCCCAAGAAGGAAGATTCGCCCTGAGCGGAATAGATTGGATTTCATTGCAGCGCCGGCCAGGGCGCAGGACCAGAGCGGCGGATTGATGGCGGCACGCAAGCGCAAAATGTCGCGACGGATTTTCGCTCCGCCGGCGGCCTCCGCGCTGGCGAGGCTCGCGGCGCTGACGCTGCTTTCCGGCTGCGCGACGCTGGAGCAGCAGGGCGTCCGGCCTCCGCCGCCGTCGCCGCCCATCGCCGCGCCGAAAGCGATCGTCGACACGCCGCAGCAGGCGGAGCGCAAGAAGCTCATCGCGCTTTACGGGGGCGAATATCAATGGCCCAAGGCGCAGACCTATCTCAATCAGGTTCTGATCCGGCTGGCGAAGGCGAGCGACACGCCGACCCAGCCCTATCGCGTCACCATCCTGAATTCGGCGGTGGTCAATGCGTTCGCGCTCCCCTCCGGCGACCTTTTCGTCACGCGCGGCCTGCTCGCTCTGGCCAATGACACGTCCGAGGTCGCCGCCGTCATGGCGCATGAAATCGCCCATGTCACGGCGCGCCACGCCTTGCTGCGGGCCGAGAAGGAAAAGACCGAGGCGGTGATCGCCCAGGCGGCGCGGGTCATCGAGAGCCGTCAGAAGGGCGACGAGGTTCAGGCGACGGCCGCGCGCACCATCGCCAGCTATTCCCGGTTGCAGGAGTTCGAAGCCGATCGTATCGGCATCACTGTCATTGCGCGCGCCGGCTACGATCCGTTCGGCGCGTCGCGCTTCCTCAGCTCTCTGGCGCGGTCGAGCCAGATGCGCGCCGAACTGATCGGGCAGAAGGACAGCGGCGCGCCGGATATTCTCGCGACCCATCCCTCGACGCCGGAGAGGATCGCGGCGTCGCTGCAGGTCGCACGCCAGTTCGGCGCGCCCGGAATCGGCGGCGTCGCGCGCCAGCCCTATCTCAACGCCATCGACGGCATGATTTTCGGCGACGATCCGGTGGACGGGGCGATTCGCGGCCGCAAATTCATCCATCCGCGCCTCGGCTTTTCCTTCGAGGCCCCCGAAGGCTATATGCTGGAGAATTCGGCGCAGGCGGTGCTCGGCGTCGCCGACGGCGGCGCCGAGGCCCTGCGCTTCGACAGCGTGCGCGCGCCGCCGGGCAAGACCCTCAAGGACTATCTGACCTCTGGCTGGATCGACGGCCTGGTCGCCTCGTCGATCCACGAAAGCGACGTCAACGGTCTGCCGGCGGTCTTCGCCGACGCCCGTGCGGGCGAATGGAACTTCCGCGTCGCCGTGATCGCCTTCAACGGCGACCTCTATCGTCTCATTTTCGCGATCAAGGCCATGACGCCGGAGGCCAGCCGGCGGTTCGACGAGGCTATCGCCAGCTTCCGGCCGATGACCGAGGAAGAGAAAAGGCTGGCCCAGCCGCTTCGCCTGCGCCTCGCCATGGCGGGTCCCGGCGACACCGCCGCGACGCTGGCTGCGAAAATGGTCCTCACCGATCGTCCGATCGAACAGTTCGAGCTTCTCAACGGCCTCGACAGCGACCAGGTTAAGCCGGGCGAGGACTACAAGATCGTCGCCTATTGAGCTTGCGGGAAGCAGAACGGCGGGGCAAATGCCCCGCCGTTCTTTGTTTTTGGCTTGGGAGGTTGGATCAGTAGTTGTAGGCGCGTTCGCCGTGGTCGGTGATGTCGAGGCCTTCGCGCTCCTTGTCGGGGGCGGGACGCAGGCCGATGATGAGATCGACGATCTTGTAGAGGATGGCCGAGCCGACGCCGGACCAGACGAGCGTGGTTCCGACCGCCTTGAGCTGCACGATCATCTGCGCCGCCATGTCGTAGGTTCCGGCGTTGTTGTGGGCGAAGTTGGTGTAGTCGGTGATGCCGACGCCGCCGAGCGCCGGGGCGATCAGGATGCCGGTCGCGAGCGCGCCGGTGATGCCGCCGATGCAATGCACGCCGAACACGTCGAGCGCGTCGTCATAGCCGAACTTCTCCTTCACCGTCGAGACGAAGAACAGGCAGATCGGCGACACGACCAGGCCGAGAACCACCGAGCCCATCGGGCCGGCGAAGCCCGAGGCCGGCGTCACCGCGACCAGGCCCGCCACCGCGCCCGAGATCATGCCGAGCAGCGAGGGCTTGCCCTTGAACGCCCATTCCGTGAACATCCACGAAATAGCCGCCGCCGCCGTCGCCACCATGGTGTTGACGAAGGCCAGCGCCGTCACGCCATTGGCCTCGAGGTTCGAGCCCGCGTTGAAGCCGAACCAGCCGACCCACAGCAGCGAGGCGCCGATCATCGACATGGTCAGCGAATGGGGAGCCATCTGCTCCTTGCCGTGGCCGATGCGCGGCCCGATCATCAGCGCGCCCACCAGGCCCGCGATGCCGGCGTTGATATGGACGACCGTGCCGCCGGCGAAGTCGAGCGCGCCCAACTGGAACAGCTTGCCGGCGTCGAGATTGACCGCGTCAAGCTTGGCCTGCGCCGCCGCCTTGGCCGCGTCGCCGGAAGCCGCCGCAAGCGCCTTGGCGGCGTCGCCGACCGCGTCCGGGCCCGCCCAGTACCACACCATATGGGCGATCGGGAAATAGATCACCGTCACCCACAGCAGCACGAACAGCATCACCGCCGAGAATTTGATGCGCTCGGCGAAGGCGCCCACGATCAGCGCCGGGGTGATCATGGCGAAGGTCATCTGGAACACCATATAGGCGTATTCCGGGATGACCACGCCGTTCGAGAAGGTCGCCGCGGTCGAGTTGGCGTCCACGCCCTTCAGGAAGATCTTGGAAAAGCCGCCGACGAAGTCGTTGAGGCCGCCGCCATTGGTGAAGGCTTCCGAATAGCCGTACAAAACCCAGATCACGCCAACCATCGAGACGATGGCGAAGACCTGGGCGAGCACCGACAGCATGTTCTTGGTGCGCACCAGGCCGCCGTAAAACAGGGCAAGGCCGGGAATGGACATCATCAGAACGAGCGCGCTCGAGACCAGCATCCAGGCGGTGTCGCCCTTGTTCGGCACGGGCGCCGGCGCGGCGCCCTGCGCATGAGCCGCGCCGGCGCACAGCGCCAGCCCGGCCAGCGCGAGGCCGAGCGTCTTAAGCCCGGTTCGGCGGGGGGGAATGGAAAGCATCATTTACTCCTGAAGACAGAGAGGGGAATTAGAGCGCGTCGGAATCGCGTTCGCCGGTGCGAATGCGGATCGCCTGTTCGAGCGGGCTGACAAAGATCTTGCCGTCGCCGATCTGCCCGGTGCGCGCGGCGCTGGAAATGGTCTCGACCGTCTTGGCGGCCAGGTCCGCCGGAACCGCAACCTCGATCTTCAGCTTCGGCAGAAAGCTCACGGCGTATTCCGCCCCACGGTAAATCTCCGTATGGCCCTTCTGCCGGCCATAGCCCTTGACTTCCGTCACCGTCAGGCCGTGCACGCCAACGCCCGTCAACGCGTCGCGCACCTCGTCCAGCTTGAACGGCTTGATAATAGCCATCACGATTTTCATCTCTTTTCCCTGTTTTCTCGCGAATCAAAGGAGTTCGCGTTCGAGGCGGGCTCGCCCGGCCGCTTGGCCATTGGCGGGGGCGGACCATCAAGGAACGTGCCAGAATCGTGCTAAGGCTATTACATTGATAATAATGGATAAAAATATGAATTGTGACGAAACCCGCGCGTCAATGCGGCAAGGCGCCGAAAAATAGGCGCCGCGAGTCGGAAGATGCAAATTTATGCCTAAAAAATAATCATAATTGGGCAAAGTTCGGGCCCGGCGCCGTCTTCAACCGGATCAGGCCTTCCTGCGCGACGGAGGCGATCAGCGCGCCGCTGCGCGAATAGAGGGCGCCTCGGCTGAAACCCAAAGCTCCGGAGGCGTTGGGACTGTCCTGCACATAAAGCATCCATTCGTCGGCGCGAAACGGTCGGTGCAGCCACAAAGCGTGGTCAAGGCTCGCCGCCTGGATGCCGGGATGGAATACGGATCGGCCATGGCGGATCAGCGACGTGTCGAGCAGGGTCATGTCGGAAAGATAAGCGAGGGCGGCGCGATGGATAGCAGGGTCGTCGGGCAGGGCCGCCGAGGTTCGGACCCAGACCTTTTGCTGCGGATCGGCCTCGGCGCCGCGGGAGATATAGCGGCCGGCTTCGACCGGGCGCATCTCGATCGGCCGCTCGCGCTGGAAATAGCGGCGCACCGGCTCCGGCATGAATTCCCCGAAACGGGCGAGGAATTCGCCTTCGTCCGGCAAATCCTCGGGCGGAGGCGCGTCGGGCGGCGCAAAGGCGTGATCGAGACCGCCCGACTCGGGATTGTGAAACGAGGCGGCCAGGGTGAAGATGATCCTGCCGTGCTGGATCGCCTGGCAGCGCCGGGTCGAAAAGCTGCGCCCGTCGCGCAGGCGCTCGACCTGATAGACGATCGGCGTCGCCGGGTCGCCGCCGAGCAGAAAATAGGCATGCAGCGAATGGGCGACCGCTTTTTCTACGGTGCGTTGCGCCGCGACCAACGCCTGGGCGATGACCAGTCCACCGAAGACGCGCTGCCAGCCGACTTGAGGGCTGCGCCCCCGAAACAGGTTCTCCTCGATCCTCTCCAGGTCGAGAATTTCGAGAAGATCGGTAATCGCCTTCGACATTCTGGGCTCGGCGCGAGAGAAACCCGCGCGTCGCGGCCGCGAAGGGCGGGAACGGTTTAGATTGGAACGCTTTTTCCGGGCCGGGTCAAGCGCCGCCGCGACTCGCCGCCGCAAATCTTGGCTTTACAGCGCGTCGCCGCCGGTCTCGCCGGTGCGGATGCGGACGGCCTGCTCGACGGGGCTGACGAAGATCTTGCCGTCGCCAATATGGCCGGTATTGGTCGCCTCGCGAACGGCCGTGATGACCTTATCGACCATGGCGTCGCGAACGACCATGTCCAGGCGCAGCTTCGGCAGGAAAGTAACGAAATATTCCGCGCCGCGATAGATTTCCGCATGGCCCTTTTGGCGGCCGTAGCCCTTGGCTTCGGTGACGGTCATGCCCTCGACGCCCAGAGCGGACAGCTGTTCGCGGACGTCGTCGAGCTTGAAGGGCTTGATGATGGCGGTGATGAGTTTCATTTTCTTGCCACAGAAAAAACGGACTCACAGGAATGTGACATTCTTCTGTGCCATTCATCGCCAATTTGCACAAGACGTTGGCGCCGTCTCTCCGGCCTGTCAAATAGTCGCGCCTTCCGCTTGGGCGGCCCGCCTAAAACGGCGGCGTCACTCCTCGATCCTTCGCGCCTCCTCTGGGAGCATGATCGGAATGCCGTCGCGGATCGGATAGGCGAGATGGGCGGCGAGCGAGACCAGTTCGTTGCGTTCGCGGTCGTAGCGCAGAGTGGTTTTGGTCAGCGGGCAGACCAGGATTTCGAGCAGGCGCGGATCGACTCCCGCAGCCTCTGCGGCCGATTTCGGGGCGCCTTCCGGCTTGGCCGTCGGGTCGTTCATGCGCGGTCCTTTCACTGCAGGGGTTTGGTGGCCTTGAGGGCGCGCGACAGCGCCACTTCGCCGAGCGCCAGCAGCAGGTCGGCGCGCGCCAGCAGCCCGGGCGCCTCCAGCAAGGCCTGTTTCTCCGCATGATCGAAGGGGCCGATCATCGCGAAAACCGAGATCATGTCGGCGTCGGGCATGGATTCGACGTCGTTGCGCGCGATCTCGAGCCGTAGCGCCTGGGCAAGGTCGAAGGCGACTTCGTTGAGCGCCGCTCTCTGTTTCGCCGGCACGGAATTGTCAGAGACGAAATCTTCAGGAAAGGCGCCGAAATCCACCCAGGCTTCCCGGTAGGGCTTGTCCGTATCGACCTCGGACACAATGCGAAAGCGCGAAATGCCGCTCAATATGACGAAATAACGCCCGTCGCCGGTCTCCGATAATTGGGTGATGCGGCCGGCGGCCCCGATCGCGCGCAGCGGCGGCCGCGCCCCGGACGGGGCGTCGGCGCCTTCCATCGGCTGGATCATGCCGATGATCCGCTCGCCGCGCATGGCGTCGTCGAACATGGCGAGATAGCGGGGCTCGAAAATGTTCAACGGCAGCTGGCCGCCCGGCAAAAGGACCGCGCCCGCCAGCGGAAAGAGCGGAATCGTCTCCGGCAGGTCGGACGGTCCTGAATAGGTCTTGTTCATCGCCATGGCGGGTCCAATCAGGAAAACAGAAGCGCCGACAATTGCCTTCGCGCCGAGCGCGTGGTCGGGTCGAGCGGTCCCCAGCTGTCGAACAGCTGGAGCAGCAATTTTCGCGCCGCGTCGTCGTTCCAGCCGCGTTCGCGCTTGATAATGTTGAGCAATTCCTGCGCCGCCGCCTCGCGCCGGCCCGCCGCGTTAAGGGCGACGGCGAGGTCGTAGCGCGCCTGATGGTCGGTCGGCGCGTTTTCGACCCGCGCCAGCAGATAAGCCAGGTCCCCGACCGCGCCCGCCTGCTCCTGAAGCGCCAATGCGGCGCGCGCCGCGGCCACCGCCGGCGAACTGTTCTGTTTGGCCGGGACGGCGTCGAGCAGCGCCTTGGCCTCGTCGAGCGCGCCGCGTGCGATCGCAATTCGCGCGAGGCCGGCCAGCGCGCCGGCATGGTCCGGCGCGCTCGTCAGGATCCGGGCGAAAACGCCTTCCGCCGAATCGAGCTCGCCGGCTTCAAGCAGGGCCTGCGCCTCGACGAACAGGGCTTCCGGGTCCTCGGCGGCAGGACCGATGCAGCGATCAATAAAGGCCTTGACCTCGCCCTCCGGCAGGGCGCCCATGAAGGCGTCCAGCATCTGGCCGTTGTGGAACGCGACCACCGCCGGGATCGATTGAATTCCCATCTTCTGGGCGATTTCCGGATTGGCGTCGATATTCATCTTGGCCAGCCGAACCGCGCCGCGCCGCGCCGCTACGACCTTTTCGAGCACTGGCGTGAGCTGCTTGCACGGACCGCACCAAGGCGCCCAGAAATCGACCAGCACCAGGCGGCGCATCGATTCTTCCATGACTTCGGCGCGAAAGTTCTGGAGGCTCACGTCGAGAACGTCCGCCCCGGCGGCGGCGGGGATTTGAGTTTTCTGATCGACTGGCTGCATCGGGCGTCCTGTTCTTCCCGGCGCCCACGGGCGCGTTTCAGCGCTAAAATGGCGGCTTGGCGTCGCTTTCGCAACCGTTTGGGCGGTTTTGCCGCAAGAGACGAGCAATTTTTCGTCGGATGACGGATTCGCGAAAAAGATCGCCGGCCCCCGTTGCAATGTCGCAGGCTTTACGGCATATAGCCCCCACGACGCGGCTCGCGTCGTCCCACGGATGCGGGTGTAGCTCAGGGGTAGAGCACAACCTTGCCAAGGTTGGGGTCGAGGGTTCGAATCCCTTCGCCCGCTCCAGTTTTAATCAGAAAATCAAAGGGTTGGCACGGCGGCTTTTTAGCCGCCGCCTTTGCTTTTATGCTGAGATACCACCGAGCTACCACCGATAAGGCTAGCACCATCGTAGGCAAGGGTGTGATTTTCGCCTTCGGCGACGCCATCTCCGTTCCCAATCTGGAAACATGTAGGCCGCGGAATGCCGCCCTCGATGTTGGAGACGAATCGCGCTTGTCGACCGGGAGGGGAAAGCTTTCCCCTGCGGCCGAGCCTTGATCTCTGCCGACCCCTTCTGCGGGGAGGCCCCCCGCAACGCCCCCCGAAAGGATAGAGTGCGGATCGGGTTTCCGTGACGGGTTGAGTGCCGAGAGAGAGGCTTTCGGCGACCGTCATGGAGGTTTTTCCCATGAACATGCAGATTCTCGACGCCCGCCGCGATCTCAGCGGTGGCTACAAGGTGGATGTCACGCGCGGCGAGCGCGTCGGCCGTGTTTCGTCGGAATGGTTCTCGCGGCCCGACGATGAGCGGTTCCTGTCGCTCGGCGAGTTGGCCCGCTCAGTGCGCGGCCGGGCGGAACGCAGCCGGACTCGCGTGGTGGAAACCGCGCTGATCCATGTCGAGGCAAACCGGAACGATCCCGAGCGGCTGTCGCTGATCCTTCCCGGCGCCGAGGCGCCCGTTGCGCCGACGCACTGGAGCTTCGGCCAGCTGGCGAGCCAGGTCGGGGCGCCCGCCGCCTATCTGCGCCAGCTTCCGGCAGCGCTGGCCGGAATCAATCTGCAATATGGCCTGACCTCGCATCGTGCGGAGCAGATCAAGACGCTGGAAACGGATGGCGGCCGCGTTGAACTGCGCGCAGTCACCGGCCCGGACTATGGCCGCATCTACGATCACGAACTGGTCGAGGCAGTGCAGCGCATCGCCGGCAACGGTACGGGCGACACGCGCTGGAAAGTGCCGGGTGTGCTCGACTGGTCGACGGGCCTTTACAATCCGCGCGTCGACATCTCGAAGGACACGACTACGCTCTATGCCAGCGACCGCGACGTATTCCTCTTTCTCGTCGACGATCTGAACCCCATCGAGGCCGGGCGCCTGCCGGACGGCTCGCCCGACCTGTTCTTCCGAGGATTCTATGCGTGGAACTCGGAGGTCGGCGCCAAGACGCTCGGCATAGCGAGCTTTTATCTGCGCGCCGTGTGCCAGAATCGAAACCTCTGGGGTGTCGAGGATTTCGAGGAAATCACCATCCGCCACAGCAAATATGCCGCTTCGCGCTTCGCCCATGAGGCGGCTCCGGCGCTGCTCAACTTCGCCAATTCTTCGCCCATGCCCTTTATCAACGGCATCAAGGCGGCGCGCGAGCGGATCGTTGCCCGCACCGACGAGGATTGCACCGACTTTCTGCGCCGGCGCGGCTTCTCCAGGGCGGAGACGGGCAAGATCATCGACGCGGTGCTCGCCGAGGAAGGCCGTCCGCCCGAGAGCATCTTTGATTTCGTGCAAGGCATTACGGCCGTCGCGCGCGACAAGCCGCATCAGGACGTCCGCCTCGACATGGAGGCCAAGGCCAAGAAGTTGCTTGATCGCGCCGCCTGAAATCCGCCGAGCCGGGGATGAGGATCTCCGCGTCTCCGGCTTTGCGACTCCTGCACGAATACGAGTGTGATAGCACTTGGCTCAATAGCGAAAGTGCCAAATGCCAACCCGGTTAGCCATTACGTGTCTGTCCTCGCAAGCATTCAATCGCCGAAGCGATGGCTGCCTCGTCAGGTTTGGAGGCCCCCCATTCCTTCCAGAAATCTCGCGTGGCGCTGTCGGGCGGAAGTTTGGGAACGTCGAGCTTGATTCGCGTCGGCAAAAGAACCGCGTCGCCCAACAATAGTGCCTCGCCGGTATCGAGCAGCGGCAAGATGCTGGTCAAGCCCGCGAGAGAGTCCGGCATTAATCGCTTGATGACGCCTTGATCTGTCTCGTTTGTCAGACGCAGTGCTAGGAAGTTGTTGCACTGGCTGAGGATCGTTCTGCTGACATCCGACGGGCGCTGGCTGACCACAAGAAGCGAGAATCCGTACTTGCGGCCTTCCTTCGCGATGCGCTCGAACGAACCGAGCGCTTGGCGCTGCACTGCATTCCGCGTCGTCGCGAACGGGAAGATAAAGGTGAGCCTCATCACATAGGAGCGTAACCGGAGTCCTCGATTCCGCACCCATCCAGAACTGCACATCATAGAGCAACCGGGCCAGTGTACCCGTGACGACAGGAAGAACGTCAGCCGGAACCTCCGAGAAATCGATGACCTTTATTCCTGTTCCATCACCCGACCGTAGCAGCTTGAGGACCTGTGAAGCCAGCCAGTCGTATTTCATCGCAGGGGGTGGCGGCGCGAACATGAATCCGTAGCGACGATCATCCAGCTTCGCTTCGAGACGGGATAGGAAGCGAGTCAGCTTGTCCTCCCATTCACCTTTCACTGGTCCGGTTTTTCCGACTCCTTTTGTCGTATTGTCCGCATTCAAAAGTCCAACCAATTTTTTTAC
This genomic interval from Candidatus Rhodoblastus alkanivorans contains the following:
- a CDS encoding Trm112 family protein, with product MNDPTAKPEGAPKSAAEAAGVDPRLLEILVCPLTKTTLRYDRERNELVSLAAHLAYPIRDGIPIMLPEEARRIEE
- a CDS encoding thermonuclease family protein; the protein is MARTIMVSIRVVVRRAVLMRLIRRAFACLIWFAAPVCARAAAMDCRGAGAIETARLGRVDARLDIVFADGRVIYFPSIEPPRATPAEPGLPQEVARQLTSLLRDGTLRMQVLGAADRWGRVPARLFIADSRESTDETLVAAGLAMVSADPGACAEGPKAAEAEARAAKLGIWADPAFAVLSGDDAAAFVSRGGTLAIVEGRIRSIGHGFSRTYLNFAGRRGAALVISKRSRRAFERAGFDEKSLKGRRVRARGVVEIGASPQIQLFHPGQIEFMEEASQAGAPKKEDSP
- a CDS encoding c-type cytochrome, coding for MVRTKILPVLFCLTTLSGAARAENKPPFDLNDPKRIEMGKLRFETSCAGYCHGFDGVGGTAPAFKARGDDLDPNYAFETITNGRKGHHAVMPRWGGAYTPEQIWELVAYLEFLAKEKPDQKN
- the tesB gene encoding acyl-CoA thioesterase II, translating into MSKAITDLLEILDLERIEENLFRGRSPQVGWQRVFGGLVIAQALVAAQRTVEKAVAHSLHAYFLLGGDPATPIVYQVERLRDGRSFSTRRCQAIQHGRIIFTLAASFHNPESGGLDHAFAPPDAPPPEDLPDEGEFLARFGEFMPEPVRRYFQRERPIEMRPVEAGRYISRGAEADPQQKVWVRTSAALPDDPAIHRAALAYLSDMTLLDTSLIRHGRSVFHPGIQAASLDHALWLHRPFRADEWMLYVQDSPNASGALGFSRGALYSRSGALIASVAQEGLIRLKTAPGPNFAQL
- a CDS encoding ammonium transporter, encoding MMLSIPPRRTGLKTLGLALAGLALCAGAAHAQGAAPAPVPNKGDTAWMLVSSALVLMMSIPGLALFYGGLVRTKNMLSVLAQVFAIVSMVGVIWVLYGYSEAFTNGGGLNDFVGGFSKIFLKGVDANSTAATFSNGVVIPEYAYMVFQMTFAMITPALIVGAFAERIKFSAVMLFVLLWVTVIYFPIAHMVWYWAGPDAVGDAAKALAAASGDAAKAAAQAKLDAVNLDAGKLFQLGALDFAGGTVVHINAGIAGLVGALMIGPRIGHGKEQMAPHSLTMSMIGASLLWVGWFGFNAGSNLEANGVTALAFVNTMVATAAAAISWMFTEWAFKGKPSLLGMISGAVAGLVAVTPASGFAGPMGSVVLGLVVSPICLFFVSTVKEKFGYDDALDVFGVHCIGGITGALATGILIAPALGGVGITDYTNFAHNNAGTYDMAAQMIVQLKAVGTTLVWSGVGSAILYKIVDLIIGLRPAPDKEREGLDITDHGERAYNY
- a CDS encoding P-II family nitrogen regulator, coding for MKLITAIIKPFKLDDVREQLSALGVEGMTVTEAKGYGRQKGHAEIYRGAEYFVTFLPKLRLDMVVRDAMVDKVITAVREATNTGHIGDGKIFVSPVEQAVRIRTGETGGDAL
- a CDS encoding transporter translates to MKTTKMKLRRLALGAGLTAPFAACAPAQASDITFAVIGPQEYNLPVNFQPFNVFVQYGEYNSQAQAWSPLGGLYPTTNSNLFVGLSKYVRFFTLDGLPNVGLAYEIIVPEVLVTLPGGSVGGIGDPLTGPAVWIKPNSNSTFGVQSFVQFPVGNTDVSNHYWANYSTIFFDWQSTLLSFTGDSGAVFRSIQTAPGAPRINEGTTLFTNLRLGWKATKFWEPFVAFDWQTTAAANYANGGGVAAPANAETALGVGVMAHFSDAASLTVRYSHDIQGYNTIGTNGAYMKFAYVW
- a CDS encoding LON peptidase substrate-binding domain-containing protein, which encodes MAMNKTYSGPSDLPETIPLFPLAGAVLLPGGQLPLNIFEPRYLAMFDDAMRGERIIGMIQPMEGADAPSGARPPLRAIGAAGRITQLSETGDGRYFVILSGISRFRIVSEVDTDKPYREAWVDFGAFPEDFVSDNSVPAKQRAALNEVAFDLAQALRLEIARNDVESMPDADMISVFAMIGPFDHAEKQALLEAPGLLARADLLLALGEVALSRALKATKPLQ
- a CDS encoding P-II family nitrogen regulator, which gives rise to MKIVMAIIKPFKLDEVRDALTGVGVHGLTVTEVKGYGRQKGHTEIYRGAEYAVSFLPKLKIEVAVPADLAAKTVETISSAARTGQIGDGKIFVSPLEQAIRIRTGERDSDAL
- a CDS encoding M48 family metalloprotease, with the protein product MDFIAAPARAQDQSGGLMAARKRKMSRRIFAPPAASALARLAALTLLSGCATLEQQGVRPPPPSPPIAAPKAIVDTPQQAERKKLIALYGGEYQWPKAQTYLNQVLIRLAKASDTPTQPYRVTILNSAVVNAFALPSGDLFVTRGLLALANDTSEVAAVMAHEIAHVTARHALLRAEKEKTEAVIAQAARVIESRQKGDEVQATAARTIASYSRLQEFEADRIGITVIARAGYDPFGASRFLSSLARSSQMRAELIGQKDSGAPDILATHPSTPERIAASLQVARQFGAPGIGGVARQPYLNAIDGMIFGDDPVDGAIRGRKFIHPRLGFSFEAPEGYMLENSAQAVLGVADGGAEALRFDSVRAPPGKTLKDYLTSGWIDGLVASSIHESDVNGLPAVFADARAGEWNFRVAVIAFNGDLYRLIFAIKAMTPEASRRFDEAIASFRPMTEEEKRLAQPLRLRLAMAGPGDTAATLAAKMVLTDRPIEQFELLNGLDSDQVKPGEDYKIVAY